In a genomic window of Ipomoea triloba cultivar NCNSP0323 chromosome 3, ASM357664v1:
- the LOC116012574 gene encoding uncharacterized protein LOC116012574, producing the protein MPTARLITVGSSDAMESVEGNDSLYTLISQATGKEPIILGDKPIQWIQLLHALEQPDLPYWPMVTPVKVQMHKCEKCSQEFFSSINYRRHIRLHRRALNFDKESRKYRDFLGAFWNKLSLEEVKEVASLDDISLKEIPGTLLVKTLTESLQTSSAWMWSLPTVYMKAGATLMDIIEAKPSRLPISSQELFSVLDDASEGTFLCAGTADSMQKYLFDDEVIKVCLELRNLAACICFAFEQKLVKAWIADKEAEALRCQKLLVEEEEAAQRRQTELLEKKRQKKLRQKELKAKDQMSEEKASLGGTADSSENPLVAEISSPPTLFDSDSNTLDVAEDVSGLQNGCEVMIGSISVSVKNCPIHTLRTNLAKAHDQSGCDLSLGSKTSVPSDDWVHVTRRGKGPKVRQDNEECASVEVGDQNLSCAMSVQPYAVENPDSKTHSHQLPFSSGTVKTFLTKRWNEVVSADHVKLVISAVPKSQGSPSTQSNVQKSAPPPSAPKKHSIVGENQKRR; encoded by the exons ATGCCAACTGCAAGGCTGATCACTGTTGGATCTTCAGATGCAATGGAATCAGTTGAGGGGAATGATTCCCTTTACACATTGATTAGTCAAGCTACAGGGAAAGAGCCTATCATCTTAGGGGACAAACCTATACAGTGGATACAGTTACTTCATGCCTTAGAGCAGCCAG ATCTTCCATATTGGCCTATGGTTACTCCTGTGAAGGTTCAGATGCATAAATGTGAGAAATGTTCTCAAGAATTTTTTTCATCAATTAACTACCGAAGGCATATACGCCTGCACCGTCGAGCCTTAAATTTTGACAAG GAGTCTCGCAAATATAGAGATTTTCTTGGAGCATTTTGGAATAAG CTTTCATTGGAGGAGGTTAAAGAAGTTGCATCATTGGATGACATTTCACTAAAG GAAATTCCTGGGACCTTACTTGTCAAGACACTGACAGAGTCTCTCCAAACATCAAGTGCCTGGATGTGGAGTCTTCCAACTGTTTATATGAAAGCTGGCGCTACCTTAATG GATATTATTGAAGCCAAACCTTCTAGGCTTCCAATATCATCCCAGGAATTATTTAGTGTCCTTGATGACGCTAGTGAGGGAACATTTCTATGTGCTGGAACAGCAGACTCGatgcaaaaatatttattcGATGATGAAGTTATAAAAGTTTGCCTCGAGCTGAGGAATTTAGCTGCATGCATATGCTTCGCTTTTGAACAGAAACTG GTAAAAGCATGGATTGCTGACAAAGAAGCTGAGGCATTGAGATGCCAGAAATTGCTTGTGGAAGAGGAAGAAGCTGCTCAGAGAAG GCAAACTGAGTTATTGGAAAAGAAAAGACAGAAAAAGCTGAGGCAGAAGGAACTGAAGGCAAAGGATCAAATGAGTGAGGAAAAAGCAAGCCTTGGTGGGACTGCTGATTCTTCAGAAAATCCACTGGTGGCAGAAATATCCAGTCCTCCCACCCTGTTTGATTCCGACTCCAATACTCTTGATGTAGCAGAGGATGTCTCCGGCCTACAAAATGGCTGTGAAGTGATGATTGGGTCCATATCTGTGTCTGTGAAAAATTGCCCTATTCACACACTCCGCACGAACTTGGCAAAAGCACATGATCAAAGTGGATGTGATCTCAGCCTTGGCAGCAAAACCAGTGTGCCATCTGATGATTGGGTTCATGTGACCAGGCGTGGGAAGGGGCCAAAGGTCAGGCAAGATAATGAAGAGTGTGCTTCAGTGGAAGTTGGTGATCAAAATCTATCCTGTGCAATGTCTGTGCAACCATATGCTGTGGAAAATCCTGATAGCAAAACTCATTCTCATCAGCTGCCATTCTCCAGTGGCACTGTAAAAACTTTTCTTACAAAGA GATGGAATGAGGTCGTCTCAGCTGATCATGTGAAGTTGGTCATTTCCGCTGTTCCTAAATCTCAAGGAAGTCCGAGCACCCAGAGCAACGTTCAAAAATCTGCTCCTCCACCTTCAGCACCCAAGAAGCACAGCATTGTTGGAGAGAATCAGAAAAGAAGATGA
- the LOC116013351 gene encoding SKP1-like protein 21 — translation MSEGPMAVVKPEMMPYIWLQTADGSIQQVEEEVAMFCPMICREVLQTGMGSSKNYAISLPQRVNPSILGLILDYCRFHQVPGHSNKERKAFDEKFVRLDTKKLCELTSAADSLQLRPLVDLTSRALARMIEGKTPEEIREIFHLPDDLTEEEKLEPLRNETDDLRIRLLNRLYARKRKQLKEKQKSKNVEVEEEQVVDERSVDDLLSFINGGDEDGDVRSSKNKKKNRRRKDQATSSSNNEPGGNKDNCLPPNQLNRDIDGMPPSRRTSNPHDSRTVISTPKVELDDGDIDDEFDPAREEEIDREVEDFARRLNSNWPERKQELLCLGQERKVLAISSMNGSSSLKRCSN, via the exons ATGTCAGAAGGCCCCATGGCAGTTGTTAAACCAGAG ATGATGCCATACATATGGCTTCAAACTGCTGATGGTTCAATTCAACAAGTAGAGGAAGAGGTTGCAATGTTTTGCCCTATGATATGTAGAGAAGTTCTCCAGACTGGCATGGGTTCCTCAAAAAATTATGCAATATCACTTCCTCAACGAGTAAATCCTTCTATTTTGGGCTTAATACTGGACTACTGTCGGTTCCATCAAGTACCAGGTCATTCAAATAAG GAACGCAAGGCTTTTGATGAGAAGTTTGTCCGGTTGGATACCAAAAAACTATGCGAATTAACATCTGCTGCTGACAGCCTCCAATTGAGGCCTTTGGTTGATCTTACCAGTCGTGCACTTGCTCGAATGATTGAAGGAAAAACTCCAGAAGAAATTCGTGAAATATTCCATTTACCTGATGATCTAACAGAG GAGGAGAAGTTGGAGCCCTTAAGAAATGAGACTGATGATCTACGTATTCGACTGTTGAATCGactttatgcaagaaaaaggaaacaattaaaagaaaaacagaagTCAAAG AATGTTGAGGTAGAAGAAGAGCAGGTGGTGGATGAACGTTCGGTTGATGATCTTTTGTCATTCATAAATGGTGGAGATGAAGATGGAG ATGTACGTTCTTctaagaataaaaagaaaaatcgccGGAGAAAAGATCAAGCTACAAGTTCTTCAAACAATGAGCCTGGTGGCAATAAG GATAATTGTCTCCCTCCCAACCAGTTGAATAGAGACATTGATGGCATGCCTCCTTCAAGAAGAACTTCTAATCCACATGACTCCAGGACGGTTATATCTACGCCTAAGGTTGAACTTGATGATGGCGACATCGATGATGAATTTGACCCTGCAAGGGAGGAGGAAATCGATAG GGAGGTTGAGGATTTTGCTCGAAGGCTGAACTCTAATTGGCCAGAGAGAAAGCAGGAGCTTCTATGCTTGGGTCAAGAGAGGAAAGTTTTAGCAATATCGTCTATGAATGGAAGCAGTTCTCTAAAAAGATGTTCAAATTAG
- the LOC116013352 gene encoding uncharacterized protein LOC116013352, protein MSGGIGPCSDIHLPKEESTEEAGKPQRRRFFTFRQLNVLAVMIVLSASGMVSIEDLGFVLFSIIYLYFISEAAFPQTNPPWTGSVFGQTNRTLRLYMLTSAVIGLLFPLAYIFEGIVEGDKEGVKAAVPHLFLLGSQVFMEGVASKDRFSLPVRVFVPVSYNTKRIFTLAEWLRSEISKEQNRRLYVGRGLAVANMAFWCFNLFGFLVPVYLPKAFKIYYSNHKHNKD, encoded by the exons ATGTCGGGTGGAATCGGGCCGTGCAGTGATATACATCTCCCCAAGGAGGAGTCGACGGAAGAAGCAGGGAAGCCGCAGCGGCGGAGATTTTTCACCTTCCGGCAGCTGAACGTGTTGGCGGTGATGATTGTGCTGTCGGCCAGCGGCATGGTGAGTATAGAAGATTTGGGCTTTGTGCTCTTCTCCATCATCTACTTGTATTTCATCTCCGAGGCGGCGTTTCCGCAGACCAATCCGCCGTGGACTGGTTCCGTGTTTGGCCAAACTAACCGGACCCTCCGCCTCTACATGTTAACTTCGGCAGTCATCGGCTTGCTTTTCCCCCTTGCCTATATTTTTGAAG GTATTGTTGAAGGGGACAAGGAGGGCGTGAAGGCAGCAGTTCCGCACTTGTTTCTGTTAGGCAGCCAGGTGTTCATGGAAGGGGTGGCGTCCAAGGACCGTTTCTCATTGCCGGTCCGGGTTTTCGTGCCGGTTTCCTACAACACCAAGAGGATTTTCACCCTGGCTGAGTGGCTCAGAAGTGAGATATCAAAGGAGCAGAACCGGAGGTTGTATGTTGGGAGAGGTCTGGCGGTTGCCAATATGGCGTTTTGGTGCTTTAACTTGTTTGGATTCTTGGTGCCGGTTTACCTCCCTAAGGCCTTCAAGATTTACTATTCCAACCACAAGCATAATAAGGACTAA